Proteins encoded by one window of Salvia splendens isolate huo1 chromosome 7, SspV2, whole genome shotgun sequence:
- the LOC121742615 gene encoding sulfate transporter 1.3-like has product MSRIGDESADIASAASSRRHEHYVHKVGKPPKQRLVDEISHTFKETFFHDDPLRPFKDQPKSKKLLLGAQAVFPILEWGRRYKLHMLKGDIIAGLTIASLCIPQDIGYAKLANLDPQYGLYSSFVPPLIYAMMGSSRDIAIGPVAVVSLLLGSMLRAEIDPKLHKADYERLAFTATFFAGITQFALGFFRLGFLIDFLSHAAIVGFMGGAAITISLQQLKGLLGIKSAHFTKKTDIVSVMRSVWTNANHGWNWQTIVIGVSFLAFLLTAKFIGKKKRKLFWVPAIAPLISVILSTFFVFITHAEDDGVEIVRHIEKGINPSSLHRIFFSGHYLAKGFKIGAVAGLVALTEAVAIGRTFAAMKDYHLDGNKEMVALGSMNIIGSMTSCYVATGSFSRSAVNYMAGCKTAMSNIVMSCVVLLTLFLITPLFKYTPNAILASIIISAVVGLLDYEAMILIWKIDKFDFVACMGAFFGVVFIGVEVGLLIAVSLSLAKILLQVTRPRIALLGNVPRTSVYRNIQQYPEATKISGLVVVRVDSAIYFSNSNYVRERILRILQDEVEIEKQKIHHLIIDMSPVTDIDTSGIHSMEDLHKALKKREIELVLANPGQAVLDKLHASDFAEAVGDERIFLSVKDAVSTLVPKLQP; this is encoded by the exons ATGAGTCGCATCGGAGATGAATCAGCCGACATTGCGAGCGCCGCCTCCTCCCGCCGCCACGAGCATTACGTGCACAAGGTGGGGAAGCCGCCGAAGCAGCGGTTGGTCGATGAGATAAGCCACACCTTCAAAGAGACATTCTTCCACGACGACCCTCTCCGCCCTTTCAAGGACCAGCCCAAGTCCAAGAAGCTCTTGCTCGGGGCCCAGGCCGTTTTCCCTATTCTCGAATGGGGCCGTCGCTACAAGCTCCACATGCTTAAAGGCGACATCATCGCCGGCCTCACTATCGCCAGTCTCTGCATCCCTCAGGATATCGGATACGCCAAGCTGGCTAATTTGGATCCTCAGTATGGATTGT ACAGCAGCTTTGTTCCGCCGTTGATTTACGCCATGATGGGGAGCTCCAGGGATATAGCGATTGGCCCGGTGGCGGTGGTGTCTCTCCTGCTCGGGAGTATGCTTCGAGCGGAGATCGACCCCAAGTTGCATAAGGCTGACTACGAGCGCCTTGCCTTCACCGCTACCTTTTTTGCTGGAATTACGCAGTTTGCTCTTGGTTTCTTCAG GCTGGGATTCTTGATCGACTTTCTATCGCATGCTGCGATAGTGGGGTTTATGGGTGGTGCGGCCATCACCATCAGCCTTCAACAGCTCAAGGGCTTGCTTGGTATAAAGTCCGCCCACTTCACCAAGAAAACCGACATTGTATCTGTCATGCGCTCCGTCTGGACTAATGCAAATCATGGG TGGAACTGGCAGACCATTGTGATAGGGGTTTCATTCTTGGCCTTTCTACTCACAGCCAAGTTTATT gggaagaagaagaggaaactCTTCTGGGTTCCAGCGATAGCTCCCTTGATCTCAGTCATCCTCTCCACCTTCTTCGTATTCATCACTCATGCAGAAGATGATGGAGTCGAAATTGTACGACACATCGAGAAAGGCATCAACCCTAGCTCCCTCCACCGAATCTTCTTCTCCGGACACTACCTTGCTAAAGGATTCAAGATTGGCGCAGTCGCAGGACTTGTTGCACTTACT GAAGCTGTGGCGATCGGGAGGACATTTGCAGCCATGAAGGACTACCACTTGGACGGGAACAAGGAAATGGTGGCGTTAGGATCGATGAACATCATTGGATCGATGACGTCTTGCTATGTGGCGACAGGGTCGTTCTCGCGGTCGGCTGTGAACTACATGGCCGGGTGCAAGACCGCCATGTCAAACATAGTGATGTCTTGTGTGGTGCTGCTGACTCTGTTCTTGATCACTCCTCTGTTCAAGTACACCCCCAATGCCATCTTGGCCTCCATCATTATATCGGCCGTGGTTGGCCTCTTGGACTACGAGGCCATGATCCTCATATGGAAGATCGATAAGTTCGACTTCGTTGCCTGCATGGGAGCTTTCTTTGGGGTAGTCTTCATCGGCGTTGAGGTGGGCCTTCTCATTGCGGTCTCCCTTTCCTTGGCTAAAATCCTGCTTCAAGTCACTCGGCCGCGTATTGCTCTTCTTGGGAATGTCCCCAGAACTTCAGTTTACCGGAACATCCAGCAGTATCCGGAGGCTACTAAGATTTCTGGTCTTGTTGTTGTCCGTGTCGACTCCGCCATCTACTTCTCCAACTCCAATTACGTTAGAGAAAG GATATTGAGGATTCTGCAGGATGAGGTGGAAATTGAAAAGCAGAAGATACATCACTTGATCATTGATATGTCAC CTGTGACAGATATAGACACAAGTGGAATTCATTCCATGGAAGATCTTCACAAGGCTctgaaaaagagagagattgag CTTGTGTTAGCGAATCCGGGGCAGGCAGTGCTGGACAAGCTGCACGCCTCCGACTTTGCTGAGGCAGTCGGAGACGAGAGGATCTTCCTCAGCGTGAAGGATGCTGTCTCAACTTTGGTTCCCAAATTGCAGCCTTGA
- the LOC121811060 gene encoding non-specific lipid transfer protein GPI-anchored 11-like, with the protein MAAMRSTLAATFTVFVLLAAACSAGKSAPAPAVDCSSLVLNMADCLTFVTAGSTAKKPEGTCCSGLKTVLKTDAECLCEAFRNSAQLGVTLNISKALTLPAACHVSAPSVSNCGLSTGSAPALSPSAAPPSNVAETPGGSIGSSEVSPAPAPASTHSAASPLAASVSLLVLAAASLALF; encoded by the exons ATGGCAGCGATGAGGTCGACATTGGCAGCAACCTTCACCGTCTTCGTCCTCCTAGCGGCGGCATGCTCCGCGGGGAAAtcggcgccggcgccggcggtGGACTGCTCGAGCCTGGTGCTGAACATGGCGGACTGCCTGACGTTCGTGACGGCGGGGAGCACCGCGAAGAAGCCGGAGGGAACGTGCTGCTCGGGGCTGAAAACGGTGCTGAAAACCGACGCCGAATGCCTCTGCGAGGCCTTCCGCAACAGCGCGCAGTTGGGGGTTACGCTCAACATCTCCAAAGCCTTGACCCTCCCCGCCGCCTGCCACGTCTCCGCCCCCTCCGTCTCCAACTGCGGCC TAAGCACCGGTTCCGCACCAG CTCTGTCTCCATCGGCCGCTCCTCCGAGCAATGTGGCCGAGACCCCTGGCGGCAGCATTGGTTCTAGTGAAGTCTCTCCTGCCCCGGCACCAGCCTCTACTCACTCGGCCGCTTCCCCCCTCGCGGCCTCTGTCTCCCTGCTCGTCTTAGCTGCTGCGTCGCTCGCTCTCTTCTAA
- the LOC121742739 gene encoding 3-hydroxyacyl-[acyl-carrier-protein] dehydratase FabZ-like, which translates to MASTVFSQSLFSLQTSSTSPISSNTICGATLPFKQPFLHLKSDITKIRRSSVVSCTSTPDSSDTPIELKYPSYPTVMDINQIREILPHRFPFLLVDRVIEYSPGVSAVAIKNVTINDNFFPGHFPERPIMPGVLMVEAMAQVGGLVMLQPEVGGSRDKFFFAGVDKVRFRKPVIAGDTLVMRMNLVKLQKRFGIAKMEGKAYVGGEVVCEGEFLMAMGSD; encoded by the exons ATGGCGTCCACTGttttctctcaatctctcttcTCCCTTCAGACCTCTTCCACCTCTCCCATTTCTAGCAACACCATTTGCGGGGCCACGCTTCCATTCAAGCAGCCCTTCCTTCACCTTAAATCCGACATTACGAAGATCCGCCGCAGTTCTGTAGTCAGCTGCACTTCCACCCCCGATTCATCGGATACCCCAATCGAGCTCA AGTACCCTTCATATCCGACGGTGATGGATATCAATCAGATTCGTGAAATTCTGCCTCACCG ATTTCCATTTTTGCTTGTGGATAGAGTGATTGAATACAGTCCTGGGGTGTCGGCTGTGGCCATCAAGAACGTGACGATAAATGACAATTTCTTTCCTGGCCATTTTCCTGAGAGGCCAATTATGCCTGGTGTGCTCATGGTTGAG GCAATGGCTCAGGTAGGTGGGCTAGTGATGCTACAACCAGAAGTGGGAGGGTCACGCGACAAATTCTTCTTTGCTGGAGTCGACAAAGTAAGATTCAGGAAGCCGGTGATTGCAGGAGACACGCTAGTCATGAGAATGAACCTCGTGAAGCTGCAGAAGCGATTTGGGATAGCAAAGATGGAAGGGAAAGCGTACGTTGGTGGCGAAGTGGTCTGCGAGGGCGAGTTCTTGATGGCTATGGGGAGCGACTAA